In Erigeron canadensis isolate Cc75 chromosome 7, C_canadensis_v1, whole genome shotgun sequence, one DNA window encodes the following:
- the LOC122608575 gene encoding uncharacterized protein LOC122608575 isoform X1, which translates to MAMKLKDGSQLPRNYNHQFYVDKYRSLSTTTQRINGEIDELKIKSMAQRIQHGSKNRKEEMKIHDKLKELKITKEKMYTAPEPPIKYSYGKGYIWQGPYWGEERARARKQSLRREFKNYLFDVEVLHGDQIKVMRLETKLRLVKQHISSLQTYDLKEVNSERRITYNLIQMLRHLKETCYDAYQSLSPGKRYLAEDIPKVKQLCGIEVEGFMAKRNENEAFGDNVY; encoded by the exons ATGGCCATGAAATTAAAGGATGGTAGTCAATTACCACGAAACTACAACCATCAATTTTATGTCGACAAGTATCGCTCGTTGAGTACTACTACTCAACGTATCAATGGAGAAATTGACGAGTTAAAG ATCAAAAGCATGGCTCAAAGGATTCAACATGGGAGCAAAAATAGGAAAGAAGAAATGAAAATTCATGACAAACTAAAAGAGTTAAAgataacaaaggaaaaaatgTATACAGCACCAGAACCACCCATAAAATATAGTTATGGCAAAGGGTATATTTGGCAAGGCCCTTATTGGGGAGAAGAAAGAGCACGTGCACGGAAACAATCTCTTCGTAGAGAGTTTAAG AATTACTTATTTGACGTTGAGGTACTTCATGGGGATCAAATAAAAGTCATGAGACTTGAAACAAAGTTGCGTCTTGTGAAACAACACATTAGCTCTTTACAGACTTACGATCTTAAAGAAGTTAATTCCGAGAGGAGAATAACATACAATCTTATTCAAATGCTTCGCCACCTAAAG GAAACATGCTATGATGCGTATCAATCGCTATCGCCAGGTAAGAGATATCTTGCAGAAGATATTCCAAAAGTAAAACAACTATGTGGTATCGAG GTTGAAGGGTTCATGGCAAAGCGGAATGAGAATGAAGCATTTGGGGACAACGTTTACTGA
- the LOC122608575 gene encoding uncharacterized protein LOC122608575 isoform X2 produces MDMKYLQEVQEELLSSIKIGGGMTTTSCGTQELNDMIKSMAQRIQHGSKNRKEEMKIHDKLKELKITKEKMYTAPEPPIKYSYGKGYIWQGPYWGEERARARKQSLRREFKNYLFDVEVLHGDQIKVMRLETKLRLVKQHISSLQTYDLKEVNSERRITYNLIQMLRHLKETCYDAYQSLSPGKRYLAEDIPKVKQLCGIEVEGFMAKRNENEAFGDNVY; encoded by the exons ATGGACATGAAATATTTGCAAGAAGTTCAGGAAGAATTACTTTCCTCAATAAAAATTGGTGGTGGAATGACCACAACGTCTTGTGGTACACAAGAGCTTAACgatatg ATCAAAAGCATGGCTCAAAGGATTCAACATGGGAGCAAAAATAGGAAAGAAGAAATGAAAATTCATGACAAACTAAAAGAGTTAAAgataacaaaggaaaaaatgTATACAGCACCAGAACCACCCATAAAATATAGTTATGGCAAAGGGTATATTTGGCAAGGCCCTTATTGGGGAGAAGAAAGAGCACGTGCACGGAAACAATCTCTTCGTAGAGAGTTTAAG AATTACTTATTTGACGTTGAGGTACTTCATGGGGATCAAATAAAAGTCATGAGACTTGAAACAAAGTTGCGTCTTGTGAAACAACACATTAGCTCTTTACAGACTTACGATCTTAAAGAAGTTAATTCCGAGAGGAGAATAACATACAATCTTATTCAAATGCTTCGCCACCTAAAG GAAACATGCTATGATGCGTATCAATCGCTATCGCCAGGTAAGAGATATCTTGCAGAAGATATTCCAAAAGTAAAACAACTATGTGGTATCGAG GTTGAAGGGTTCATGGCAAAGCGGAATGAGAATGAAGCATTTGGGGACAACGTTTACTGA
- the LOC122608575 gene encoding uncharacterized protein LOC122608575 isoform X3 produces the protein MAMKLKDGSQLPRNYNHQFYVDKYRSLSTTTQRINGEIDELKIKSMAQRIQHGSKNRKEEMKIHDKLKELKITKEKMYTAPEPPIKYSYGKGYIWQGPYWGEERARARKQSLRREFKNYLFDVEVLHGDQIKVMRLETKLRLVKQHISSLQTYDLKEVNSERRITYNLIQMLRHLKETCYDAYQSLSPG, from the exons ATGGCCATGAAATTAAAGGATGGTAGTCAATTACCACGAAACTACAACCATCAATTTTATGTCGACAAGTATCGCTCGTTGAGTACTACTACTCAACGTATCAATGGAGAAATTGACGAGTTAAAG ATCAAAAGCATGGCTCAAAGGATTCAACATGGGAGCAAAAATAGGAAAGAAGAAATGAAAATTCATGACAAACTAAAAGAGTTAAAgataacaaaggaaaaaatgTATACAGCACCAGAACCACCCATAAAATATAGTTATGGCAAAGGGTATATTTGGCAAGGCCCTTATTGGGGAGAAGAAAGAGCACGTGCACGGAAACAATCTCTTCGTAGAGAGTTTAAG AATTACTTATTTGACGTTGAGGTACTTCATGGGGATCAAATAAAAGTCATGAGACTTGAAACAAAGTTGCGTCTTGTGAAACAACACATTAGCTCTTTACAGACTTACGATCTTAAAGAAGTTAATTCCGAGAGGAGAATAACATACAATCTTATTCAAATGCTTCGCCACCTAAAG GAAACATGCTATGATGCGTATCAATCGCTATCGCCAG GTTGA